Below is a genomic region from Drosophila albomicans strain 15112-1751.03 chromosome 2R, ASM965048v2, whole genome shotgun sequence.
tggcaagcagcaagagcaagcGGCTTAAGTTGCAACCTCATGATCAGTTATGGCTATTGGTTGCATTACCTAAAGTGGTCAGCCGGAAAGCAAAAGTTGCCGCATGTGGCGAGTaacattcatatatgtataaatattcaagagtcgacatacaaacatacatgtTTATGGGCCAAAGCTCGCCGTGGTAATGATCGAAACTTTATCATATGCGAAGGAAGCTTTCGTGGGCTCaagccgaagctgaagctcaGTATAAAATTCCGTTGCTCGGAGCATCCCGCTTACATTGCGTTGTGATATCTCGTCGCGCTGCAGTCGATAAGCTGCTAAAgttgtttgtgagtgtgtggtgTGCGTGAATTTTCAATCAGCGGGAGGGGAAACTCCAGTTTGCCAGTtagcaatttcatttcaatttcgcaTTGCATCCGATTTCGACTTTGACTTAACATCATGTCAAAACCATCGAcgtttttattgctgctgctaatCGCCTTCGTTGCGCAGGAGACCACAAAATGTGTAACGGTCGCGCAAGATTTGCGTAAGTATAGCTCACTtcatagctatagctataacaataataaaaacaacaagtgcaaaatatttgatttgtcaTTTGCGCATTTGCTTTCAAgtttggctgtggctgtggccgCTTTTAGGCCCACCAACACTGTTTATGGCTTAAACGtgataaatattgtttatgcGTGTTTATTATATTACCCGTATTAGCTACGGCATTTAAACGATTGCCCTTCAAGGTCGTTGACCATCTAATGTAATATTCTCTAATGGTCCGTCAGGGTGACAATCCCAATTCGAAAGTCCTTGCAATGGTTAAATGCACTCTTTTTATTCGCATATTATCGCATCCTGCCCCACTATAAAATTCAGTTAATGTGAAAATACCTCTctgaaaagaaaactaaaacataattaatacGTTGCCGTAAATCCATCCATATACAATGATCTCATTTCCTTTTCATCGCATTACACCTGAgattaatattgaataaaataatattatttttattgttattaagtaaatttgaacatatttattgttattattgtttttatttctttttcatcGCCTACCTCcgcaaatataattaatattaaatatgtacatatttttataaagaaatatctGCCTCGATTAGAGTCAGAAATTTGTCACTTTGTTATTGAATTAAATCTTGTtacatatagtatagttttttaaaattacaaattgcaatgGGGAATCGTTATGCAAGCGAAACTGGTCTACAACATAATGACATATGACGATAGCGATACAGATAAACAAGTTTCCAACTGTCAGTCAGTAGTTTACTTCCGCTTGATGCCATTAACCCACAATCGCTTCGCAATCCAACAGCAACCAGAATCGATGACACATATTTTTCAACCTACTTATCGTGCTGTGCATGGTATGTTGCCGTAGGTCATGAATGGCTTTGTTTTCACACTACACATCTCAAAAACAAAGATAAATAGCCGTGCGCATCGTCTTGACATTGAGAGCTAACAATGTTGGCTGTCGGCTCTCATTTGTTTTTAGCCCATTGTATGAAACAAGTTTCTGTTGTGGCCAACGAACTCTAAGTATTCGACTACTGATCGTTGCTATTAAGATTTATGCTTATATGTTGCTATTATAATTACAGAGTCCCAAATCGCAGCTGGACTTCCGGCCAAGCgatttcaatttttgatttcgatttcaatgtCATTATCAAATccgatttgatttgatttaaattaatcaattaatttttattatttattttcgcaGCTGACAACTTCCCCAAGTGCAAACGCGATGCCAATTTTGACAAGTGTCTGGTGGATGCTGTTAATCAGGCAATACAATTACTGAAAACTGGTTAGTACTGTTACTACTTTAACTATCAATCGTTTAGCCAGAAATATCAACCTATTATGAACTCATTAAACTATGCGCAGGTAACAAAGAATTCGGCATTCCGCCACTGGAGCCGCTGTCCGTGAAGAAACTCGTTATAGATGCCGGTAACGCACCCATTAATCTACGTCAAGCCTTGAAAAATGTGAAGGTGCACGATATGATCTCGACAAGCAAGATTCATCGGTACAGGTAATTAGCAGATTCCAATTCCGAATCCAGTCCGGATGACAAATAGATCAAGCACATTGTAAAACACATTCCATTCCTCTGACAGAACCGATTTGGACAAGCATTTAATCATCTGTGATAGCAAAACCGATCGCATTGAAATGATTGGCGACTACGAAATGTCGGGAAGAATTCTACTCTTACCTATTACGGGACATGGCAAAGCCAACATTACGTTGGTCAATACCAAAATCGAGCATCGTTTAATCGGGGAGCCCTTCGAAAAGGATGGCGTCAAATATATGCGTCTGAAGGAATATCGCGTTGCAATGGAGCCAAAGCGTGTTTATCTGCAATTTGAAAATCTGTTCAATGACAAAACCCTATCGGAGGGTATGAATCGTTTTCTGAATGAAAACTGGGAGACTGTCTTCAATGAATTGAAGGTGGGCTATTCTAAGAGCTTTGGTCTCGTATTCAAAGAGCTCTCAAACAAAATCTTTGAGAAAGTTCCGTTTGACAACATATTCTTAAGTTAGTTTCTATTGGCATGtgtgtaatttatatatgttaaataacaaattagataataaatagaaaacgGTTTCTGATTTACTTTTCAAGCCAAAGCAGAAAATAACggctatttataattttaaaagcagCGCCTATCGATAACTGACTAACCGATTATTGGAGAATTTAAAAAACCTTCGATATGTAGCAAGTATCGCTAAATTGCGGAATATCGCACATTTTTGCCAGCACTAATCTTGCAGTTTTGGCACTTTCGAAGCGCAAAAAGAAAtagtgtgtttttgtttaaacaattgcacaaacaaataaagagTGTACGACTCGACGACTCAGCTGCCTAGATGGCAGAACATATAGGAAGCATGGAGAGTACCTCAGTGTCAGAGGCAAAGTACCAGAAACTGGCCAGCGAATACTCAAAGGTAAaggcaacaacacagcaacagttTACGCCCCAATTTGTAAGagtttttaatcaaatttaatccACATCCGCTTTCCCACACGCACACTACAATAGATGCGTGCCAAGGCACAAGTATTAAAAAATGCGGTGCAGGATGAGCGGGCGAAGGTGGAAAGTCTGCGTGAGCAATTGCAGCAAAATGCAACATCATCACGACGCACCGAGCAGGAAGTAGACTCATTGAATTTTCGCAATAAACAGCTAGAATCGCGTGTctcgcagctgcagctggagctgtCGCTGCACGAACAGGCGCCCAAGAAAAAGGAACCAAGCAGGCGTGGTCTTTTAGGGGGCATCAAACAGGAGCCGCCTAGCGAGACGCCACATAATACGAATGCGGCGCAAGAGGCGCTCATATTCGAGGAGttgcaaaagaaaatcatGGAGAACGCGCAGCTGACATCATTGGTAAATAATGTGCAAGGTCACGtcactacacacacacttgtgtaCTATTTTTATGACCACCCCACAGATCGATGACAAGCAGCgcgatttgttgttgcacacCGAACGAATGGCAGAGCTGGAACACAAGTTGGAGAAGCGCACAAGTGACCAAAACGAGCTGGAGAAACGTTTGCGTAAAGAGCTCGAAACACTGCAACATCGCAACTGCGAACTAGAAACCAAACTGGTCGATGCAGCCAGCATGGTAAACTTACCGCCCTCTTAAAATGAATGTTAAAAGAGTTTAATGACCTATTTATGTTGTAGTTGGGCAGCGAGGATGCTTTAAGCGCCACTGGCAGCGACAGCACGCCGCTGCACAATGCActgcagcagcaccaacagcagcaacatcaactcAATACCAATGCCGCCTTACCGTTAACTGCTGAGGAGCGTATTGCTCTTCTGGAGAAGGAGTCAGCTCACTGGCGAGCTCAATACGAGGCGGCAAAAGTCATTCAGAACTTCAACTCGAACTCCAACTTAAATTCGAACCCCATTATGGATCTCAGCAgcatttgcagctgcagcacagctgctgctggcgtcACCGTTAAGCCTTGTAGCCTCGAAACTAAATGTAGCCAGCGAGCGCGCGATTCGCTACAAGAGCCCCTCGAGCCGCCTACGAAGGAACAGTTAATCTACAGTGTATTCAGCAGAAAATACGAAGATTTGCTGCGCCTCAAAGCGTTGGCCGAGTCGCGATTGCGTTCTTCGGAGCAGGAGGCAATGCATTTGCAGATTTGCCTGGAGAATGCGACGCAAGAACTAAAATCAAAGGATGAGCAACAGTCCAGCTTGGGTGGGGCACTGCAAATGCTCGAGGAAGAACTGGTAGgaatttattacaatatcAAAGTCAATCCttgttgaatatttatgtGATTTACAGACCACGACACGTATTAACTATGAGGAGCAGATCAGCGTGCTGACAGAACAAGTGATTAGCTTAAGTGAGCAATTGGCGGCCGGCAATTGAATTGTAGAATGATGTATGCCTTGCCGCGTTCCCTATTCAAAAGTACCCAGGCCACAGTGGAGCATCTAATGtcgttgttttgcttttgatgcGGTTAGTTATTGGAGATGCTTGTGCAGTCATTTTCAAagcaataatgaaaaaatgtcGAATAACCAACCGTTTACAGGCAAAACAAACCCCCACAATGCagtgtgtgtattgtatatagctgaatatataaatttatatatgtatgttttaaataattcactaaaatttaaacaacaagaaacgTACTAAGTAtgttaattacaatttaattgcgaACGACGAGCCACAGGAGCAGCCCATTTCTGCTTGCGGATTGGCCACCATGCGAAATCCCGCTCTAATTAGTTCGCTATGATAATCTATTGTTGCCCCACTGCAATAATCCAGCGATATTGTGTCAATGACCACTTTTGCCTTCTCCTCCCCAAACTGTAGATCGTCTTCGTTCATCTTTGTgtccaaatcaaatttatactGGAATCCTGAACAGCCGCCGCCCTCGACGGTGATGCGCAGAAAGGAGCCGTCCAGACAGATCTCACGCAAACGTTTCAGGCAGCTATCGCTCACtatcagctgctgttgtgggtTTGTCATGCTGGGTGCGATTGCTGCCGGAGCTTTGGAGGCGGCGTCTTTGGCGGCATAGCGCAGTGAGGACGTCGATACCAACAAATTTCTGTAGTTAATGTTTATGTAATACTGTTTGATGGGCCAATATTATAGCTACCTTTGGAGGGTAGGTTTTGCCAGTTGGCGCAACACGAAAGCCATTTctataatttcacaatttcgAAAATAAGTTGCAAGTGACAAAATCTCGTAATCAAAACAAAAGGTACCAAACAACTGCTTGTATTGATAtacgatatatttttttatgaagcTGCAGTGGCATGTCAACACGATTAATCTGTTAGCCCTATCGATATACGATTGAAAGTGTAAGACCGTGTGAagtacaaatttgttttgaagagaaacaaatatttttatatcaaacTAGTATTACATATCcattctaatttaataattctcaaaactaaaacaaaatgttctAATTGTCCGCTAGTTGTGGAGACAAACGAAAagctgttaaaaaaaaattgggcaTGCAAAGTGTGGCCAAGCTGGCAATAGTAGTAGTCAGATCATTTTTGTCGTAAATTAGAATATTTGTAATTCAACTCCACGGTCACGCTGGTGTCTGCGCTTGcgcttttttgttggcttgttTTGAACGTTGTGTTTGATTTTTTATCACCGCCAATAAGTGTTTTTACTAAATGTTTGTGCATGTTATCAGTGTTTATTGcgtatattgtaaataa
It encodes:
- the LOC117574573 gene encoding protein takeout isoform X1; protein product: MSKPSTFLLLLLIAFVAQETTKCVTVAQDLPDNFPKCKRDANFDKCLVDAVNQAIQLLKTGNKEFGIPPLEPLSVKKLVIDAGNAPINLRQALKNVKVHDMISTSKIHRYRTDLDKHLIICDSKTDRIEMIGDYEMSGRILLLPITGHGKANITLVNTKIEHRLIGEPFEKDGVKYMRLKEYRVAMEPKRVYLQFENLFNDKTLSEGMNRFLNENWETVFNELKVGYSKSFGLVFKELSNKIFEKVPFDNIFLS
- the LOC117574573 gene encoding protein takeout isoform X2, producing MPLTHNRFAIQQQPESMTHIFQPTYRAVHADNFPKCKRDANFDKCLVDAVNQAIQLLKTGNKEFGIPPLEPLSVKKLVIDAGNAPINLRQALKNVKVHDMISTSKIHRYRTDLDKHLIICDSKTDRIEMIGDYEMSGRILLLPITGHGKANITLVNTKIEHRLIGEPFEKDGVKYMRLKEYRVAMEPKRVYLQFENLFNDKTLSEGMNRFLNENWETVFNELKVGYSKSFGLVFKELSNKIFEKVPFDNIFLS
- the LOC117574571 gene encoding protein phosphatase 1 regulatory subunit 21, with the protein product MAEHIGSMESTSVSEAKYQKLASEYSKMRAKAQVLKNAVQDERAKVESLREQLQQNATSSRRTEQEVDSLNFRNKQLESRVSQLQLELSLHEQAPKKKEPSRRGLLGGIKQEPPSETPHNTNAAQEALIFEELQKKIMENAQLTSLIDDKQRDLLLHTERMAELEHKLEKRTSDQNELEKRLRKELETLQHRNCELETKLVDAASMLGSEDALSATGSDSTPLHNALQQHQQQQHQLNTNAALPLTAEERIALLEKESAHWRAQYEAAKVIQNFNSNSNLNSNPIMDLSSICSCSTAAAGVTVKPCSLETKCSQRARDSLQEPLEPPTKEQLIYSVFSRKYEDLLRLKALAESRLRSSEQEAMHLQICLENATQELKSKDEQQSSLGGALQMLEEELTTTRINYEEQISVLTEQVISLSEQLAAGN
- the LOC117574574 gene encoding iron-sulfur cluster assembly 2 homolog, mitochondrial, with protein sequence MAFVLRQLAKPTLQRNLLVSTSSLRYAAKDAASKAPAAIAPSMTNPQQQLIVSDSCLKRLREICLDGSFLRITVEGGGCSGFQYKFDLDTKMNEDDLQFGEEKAKVVIDTISLDYCSGATIDYHSELIRAGFRMVANPQAEMGCSCGSSFAIKL